The genomic interval TGTCGAAGAACTTGCCCGCCGATCGTCAAAACATCGCGCCTGTTCAAATAATTGCGAGAATCCTCTGTACGCCGCTTTGCGATTATTTTCTTTCAAGGTAGCGGGTGAGGGAGCGGTGTGTTGACACTGGCACGTACAAGGCCTCGCTTGTTCAAGAGCATCGATGGCTTCGCTCTGCGTCCTTTGCGCTTCGTCACCGGCATGTAGTAGTAAAATCAGAAGTAAAATCATGACAAttttcagtcgcttagctttgaTTATGTGTTTATGATATATctatcctattcattttgaatactATCAGTCGCAAGTTGGACAAGCCAGCTGAAAACAAATGTGTATAGTACACGTTCCTATTCTGCGCTCTCGCATCCAGTTTTCTGTTCATTGGTACACTTTAAGGCTTTTTATACCCTTATAAACAAGGAAAATCTTCTTTATTTTGAATACATGGCTGTCTGAGCTAAAGTCAAAGGTGAAACGCTTGTATTACCCATACAGACCGTAATATGTAATATGACTTTAATTGCGCTCTGACATTGCAGTTAATATTCAAGCCCTCCAGTTTAGATTATTTCCAAAGGGAGGATTTGGCTGTGTCGGTGGACGTTGTATTTTCAGCTTTCAGCGGTGCTGTAACCCAATCCTGTCCGAAGGCGGCGACTTTCAGGGAGTTCTATAAATAAACAGGCCACACTTGGCGACACGGCCCGCGCAATGATTAGCTCATGGCAGCGGCCCTGTGATCCCAGCGGCTTGCGCGGCCGCAAGTATTTTCTTCCACTCATTCGAGGAGTGTGTGTCAAGAATGCGGTCTCATTGGAATCCGCAAACTTCGCTTTATATTGTGCGTAGGGCTTTTAACACAAATTTGCTAATGAATGCTGCTTGTTAAGTGTCGGGGGGTGTTGGCCTCAAAGCTAGTTGGCTTGCACGCATGTCTGCCTTGGTTATATTTGACAGCGTTGACTTTCAATTTATTGCCAGTTAACGCCGGCAAGAACCTATTTGCTTTAGACATTAACTTCATGTTCAGCTACATAGTAGTGACGTTAGGCCACAtttgaagtctgtgggaagattTAACAGTGCAAACAGACTTGAATCGTCACAAGGCCTTATTCTTAATGGGGGCGGGCACATGAAATAGACTTGAAAATGGGGAACCAGGgaggatttaatttttttttttattagcctTCAGACAGTAATTACTCTGCTTCAAATTTTCGACAATCCACTACTGTACTGCAGTCACAGAGCACAGCCAAATTCAGTCAATTGTCTTGAATGGTGCACTTTATGACATTCACCGGCAAGTTTAACCATAGAAAACAATTGCAGTACCGTatatttcggactataagtcgcagtttttttcatagtttggctttattatatcattttcacatgttattttggtgttttggagtgacactgatggtttggtaaacttgttagcatgttctttacgcTATAcagtagttatctgaataactcttaataggtatgttacgttaacataccggccacattcgcatttcgttgttcatgcatcatgtaacattatcataatgtaaacttattcagcatgttgttctctattgtatttttattttaaatagccTTTAAAGagtacatatctgttctatgtgttggattttatcaagtaaaaaaaaagtaatgcggtgcgacttatatgtttgtttcctcttcgttgggcattttatggctggtgcgacttatactcaggtgcaacttatagtctgaaaaatacggtacatatagAACCCAATTTAAGGTTTCTGAGTCTTAAGATAATGTTGGAGCATACtcagagtttaaggggggggcaaggggggcatgccccccccccccccccggtggccaaagagtgtcattgcatgtaactgactttccaaTAGATgacttttaaaattaagagttttccggcAAAATATTGTCaacaaaagttgtaaagcaataaaacaaacaacagaaatgaacaaaaaatatatttcttatgatgggtcaaaattacttttcgaacagatcatgtgactagcaccttagaaggTAATTtacgtaattttttaaaaaaacctaagctttcaaaagcgacaacaactactaagcaagaaccaaggattagaaatgtggaccatgaaatgccaaaatggtgagcggagtttcaatttgctccactaaagatgctaattTTACAGCAGAGCCACCACTggcgggtgtaccatattcaatggatgatgatattGGCGAAAATTATTGCTGTCCttggcagcctgatttagaattctccTAAAAAATGAAGTGaaacaaaaacgctcattttcaatttattattataaatattcttgtaagttaattttattgctgacactgcgtttgagGGTAAtctacatgttgtgccccccctaccccaaaagtcaaactccgcctatgtgttACAGCAGTATTGGATGTAGCAAAATGATGCTCCCTGTAAAGTCATTTGCTGCTTGGAGCTGTATCAACTATTTCACAAGCCGAACCAGACCTCCTGGGATtaataacattattattattatttttattttactagtTCATTCTCACACAATTTTACTATTATAATTTCATATGGATACCACTAGAAGGTTCCTGCATACCAGTAGTACTCTTTTTGAACATGTAATGTAGACAATTGCTGTATAAACTTTTGCAaattatgttttacaagttgtgCCAAGGCTTGGTTCCAGTCTGGTGTCCTTTGTCTTCGGTTATCAGCAATTGTCTGTttttccatttaattttttcacagttcTGAACCATTATACTCCAGACAACTGGGTCAAAAAAATGTCTTCATTGTGCTTTTGACAAGCTTTGTAATTTGGTTTGAAATCTGATTAGGATTGGCGAAATATTCACATTatcaccagaggtgggtaaagtagccaaaaattttacacaaaagtagcgttacttcaaaaaaatattagtcaagtaaaagtatccattggaaagaatactcaagtaatgagtaacattgagagtaactgcttatttttgttttttgaaacaatggtattttttttcaaacagcatgagtgccctctagtggagaaaatagttcctagtttgaatagtgaatactgtagtaccttcatagttactattatgaaattaaaaggatcgtattttcggttttctgtggtcaatcggtgccaaataaaagatCCGTGCTTTcgggtcatgttgagggcagtgctctatatcaaatacttcatttttttttttacagtgctttaaagacgccacgttatGGAACTGGCTGGCGtggtcatagaacggcaagcttgcgtcggattggtgtaatggagtcgtgattattgttgcaccgtctcattggtgaaattggtcaagccactcttggcatcgctgtaaaaaaaacaaaaaacaaacaaaccattgaatacgtagaataaagagggaaaatgtaacgactcttgtgtagcccaaagcagtggagtaagagttgcgttttttcttcacaaatcttttcaagtaaaagtaaaaagtatggcttcttACTCTTAGACGTACATTTTTCTCACAACGTTACACAAGTAAATGTGATAGAGTACATGTTACGCGTTACTGCCAACCTCTGATTACCACTTCAAGTTTGAGGAAATTCAAGATCATGAAATAGTCCACAATGGCCAAAGTCATTAGGAACTATActttattaaaataaattaaaaagttaaacaaaaataaataaaaaataaaattctgaCTCTCATTTATGGAAATCCCTCTTGCAGCCTTAAACTGTTTTCTCAAAATTTATGCTTACAAAACCACACCCAGTCGCAATTTAAGGATTCAACCTATGGAGTGGGACTTTCTGAGGTGAGAGTTTACTCATAAATCATTTAGCAAATGTCCCCACAAAAAgcttttgattaaatattttcgCTAAGTGTCATATATCATTTTCACGCTGTTCAAAAAGTGTTTGCTTTTGGTGGGACAATCGTCAACATCAGTGGAATGAGATTATGTAATTTTTATAATCTATTCTTATACTCCTTGATGTTAAGTGTGTCCAGTATACCTCCAATGCCTGTTCATGCAcatttgttctatgtaaagctaGGCATCAAAAGGTTAAGGGGACGAAAAAAACATGCTGTTGATAACAGGCATAATTACAGTATCATTAATTTTGTCAAGTGACGAAGCATCATTCACGCTCACTTATCACAAACGATGAGACGGTGACGAAATGCGGTGTCAGGCGTCTTTTCCACATTTCGATCTGTCATCTTCATGCACTCAGTGCATTGTAAGCGTGTCATTCAAGGGGTGCAGAGATTTCATTAAGTTACATTTTGGCTCCAGTATCATTGTTCTGAAAATAGGCCGACCAAAGGGGGGGATACATTTCTGTCtggtttattaatttatttcagacTCAAAGTTGTTTTTACCAACAGTTGGGAAAATGAGGAAATAATTACTATCTAAaacttacactgctggccaaaagtattggcacccctgcaattctatcagataatgctcaacttctcccagaaaatgattgcaatcagaaatgctttggtagtaatatcttcatttattgtgcttataatgaaaaaacacaaaagagagtgggaaaaaaaaaatcattatcattttacacaaaactccaaaaatgggccggacaaaagtattggcaccttttgaaaaattatgtgatgcttcttcaatttgtgtaattaaaagcacctgttacttacctgtggcacataaaaggtggtgacaataaataaatcacagtaatcaaagttgactcaacttctgtcctgtgtccttgtgtgtaccacattgagcatggagaaaagaaaaaagaccaaaaaactgtctgaggacttgagaagctaaattgtgaggaagcatttgcaatctcaaggctccaagtccatctccaaagacctgaatgttcttgtgtttaccgtgtgcagtgtcatcaataattgcAAAGCCCATgttactgtggctaacctcccaagatgcggacggaaaagaaaaactgacgaAAGATTTCAACGTAAGATTGtatggatggtggataaagaacctcgactaacatccaaaaaagttcaagctgtcctgcagtccgagggtacaacagtgtcaacccgtactatccgtcgtcgtcaacgaaagattgcacggatgatggataaagaaccttgactaacatcccaaAAAGTTCAAGATGTCCTGCAATCCGAGGgtaaaacagtgtcaacccatactatccgtcgtcatctgaatgaaaagggactctatggaagAAAACCCAGAAAgaacccacttctgacccagagatataaaaaaagccaggctggcgtTTGCcataacttacctgagaaagccaaaaatgttttggaagaattttcTCTGGTCTGGTTTACgagggggggaaaaatgaggccttcaaagaaaagaacgcggtccccacagtcaaacatggctgaggtttcctgatgtttttgggttgctttgctctagcactggactgcttgaccgtgtgcatggcattatgaagtctgaagactaattttgcagcataatgtagggacctgtgtgagaaagctgggtctccctcagaggtcatgggtcttccagcaggacaatgacccaaaacacacttcaaaaagcacttaaaaatggtttgagagaaagcactggagacttctaaagtggccagcaatgagtccagacctactgtattggcccgaatataagacgtgtttttgcattgaaataagattgaaaaagtggTGGTGGTCTTAtagtcgcggtctagacattatacccattcacgacgctagatggcgccacatATCAtcaaagtgatgttctgtcatgacagatctcagctactctcaagtttaaccagtttgcattattttattgcatttttttccttattcagatttgtttcaagactacagttacagttagacttccctttgatggttaatgcagttattgcaattttgttgttagatcacaatagattggtttatttacatttcaaaaaccagaagccattcatttacgaatgtcattgcactttagtttacatatttaaatgttcagattttaaaatttgagtgaggcaaaataacatgctttttctctcaaatatattgttataatcattgatttcagatgtactgtaattattttccgtataaaaataatttggtgttcaaaaagtcttttttcaaacttgagtcttgaaaaagagggggtcaccttataatcagggccgtcttatatttgggccaatacggtaaatcccatagaacacctgtggaaagaTCTGAAAACGGCAGTTTGGAGATGGCACGAAgtactaccaagtattaggctgagggtgccagtacttttgtctggcccatttttgtagttttgtgtaaaatgataatgatttaatttttttttcattctcttttttgttttttcatcgtaagcaaaataaaggaagaaattactaccaaagcatttgtaattgcaatcatcttctgggagaaattgagcattatctgacaaaattgcaggggtgccaatacttttggtcacCAGTGAAATTGTAATGTACAGTATTGATTGCCGTGAGATCAAAGTTtgattttctcctttttttttttttcttaaatacaaGTGTATGTACTTTTACTTTCGGACAATGTGAATCGTTTCTATATGTCCATGGACCTCAGTACTGTATTTACTCGATGGAGGCCCTCCTTGACTCTCTTGTTGCCACAGTTGACAGACAcgctgtaaaaacaaaaatatcttTTCATAGTGGAAAAGGGAGTGGGCTCGATGTTTTACAGCAGTCGTAACGTGAAGCTGGTACTCTATTAATTTACACAAAGCCACATGCAGGGCTATTAGCATTAATgatatcttgttaaaaaaaatgacatacgCTATACGTTTTGTTGTGTGCCACAAATTGCATAATGTCAGTATACTTTAAatatataaagtatatatacacacaaaacATATGATGACATTATTTTCACTGTGCAAAAAGACCACCACTAAAACAAAAACCTCACTTTGATTGGTTAGCTGTATTTACACTTTGTTAGTCCACCTTATATCACAAGTCATGGCCTGGTcagaaaggaaaaatggtacatAGGTATTTACAAGGCATTGAATATACTATGGAACTAATAATAGTAATGCAAAATAGTGACATTACTACATAAGATTTGGATGTCCTTCTAAAACTATTCAAAAGACAAGAACAGATCAGAGATGCTGTGTAGATGCTTGGCATCTAAGAAGCTGTTGGAATCTCTGGCAAGAATTGGCTGTTTAGTAGATGTGGAAACAATCTTCATTATTCTTTATACGCCAGATCAATTGTATCGGGTGATAAGACAtaaactttatttttcaaaaataaataaataaataaataaaaacaatcaaaCTTTGGTTTATATTTTTAGAAGCACATGTCTAGATACTTAGTAAAATATATCATGGTTCTTTTAGGTAAAGCATATTTTGCTCAAACAACATTACTTGTCACCAAATGAACACCATACTTCACTGAAGCCTGAGTGGTTTTCTTCATCTGGAATAGAGTCCTTTGGCAAGGTGGAGGAAAATATGAACAGTTCCACATGCAAATTGGTgccaaaacaaaatattttaataccCTCTCGTAGCTTCGAtcacaaaatacaacaaaaatgtcaGAAAATGCTTGCTAGAACGTCTGAACTCCATTTAGGATAAAtcatactgcagtttttaaaaaaaaaaatctttaaaaatgtaaCTTTAGAGGCCATTTTACCACGTTTGTATGACAATTTGCATTACCAGAATGTCATTTTTCGAGCAATTTTTACAAAGTAGCTGGTCCTTTTCTTTGCCTTTATGCGACATCACAATTCAAATTAATATGCAGCTGACTGGACCCGATTTGAATATTCAGTAATTGAAATTGTTTTCTCTGATTGGCCAATGGTGCAGTGGGTGTGTCAGTGGGAAGGTCGTGGGTGTTTGCAATGCATGTGATGACTTTGAAACGTCGGAGAGACGCAGACAACAAGGGATCATCAGGGATACCAAACTTCGCTATTTcacaattaatataattatttatgttataatattataattttcACTCATTTGATATTCCTGCTTTAACTGGGTCACAAGTGGCCGTGCGTGCAAAGATTTAAGGCCAAACAGTGTCCAGTAAGGCTGTTGTCTAAAAACTGTCTGCAGACACACTGACGACTTGCGGCTGCACTCTGTTCCTTCGACACCCAAAGAGCCAGGCCGCCCTCCTGTGGCGGTATCGCTTAGCCAGCAAAACGTACAGAACCGGGTTGATGCATGGGTGCAAGTACTGCAATATGGTACAGGTGAAGTAGAAGAGCTCCCATGCCCATCCGTGGCGGTAGAGGCCCAAGTAGACGCAGAGCTCCAGGATGTAGCCGGGCAACCAACAAAACGAGAAGGTGGCAGCGGCCAAGAACACCATCAGAGAGGCCCGCCGCGTGTTCCTGGCACTGGATGTCGACATCACTGGACTTTTGTGGAGAAACAGAGCCAGACGGATGTAGTTGAAGGCTATCACCAACATGGGGATGAAGTAGAAGAGCACAAACTGGCTGAGGACCACTTGGTAGTGATGCTCATGGATGGTGGGCAGGCAGAAGGTGAAGCTTACAAGGCTGGGACTTAAGCTCTCCTTAGTGGCAAACATCCGCAGGGGAAGACTGATGAGGAAGCTCAGGGCCCAGACCAGCACAAACATGAGGATGACCAGGTCCATAGCAGGAGGCCGGTATGGATTAGTAATGATCATCGCGCGAGCCACCGAAACGGTGCACAGCGAGTAAATGCTGGCTGCCAGGCTGAACGCCAGCATGAATTGGTAGATCTTGCAGGAAACGTTGCCCAGTGGCCATGAGTGGCTCATCGCTGAATGTAGGGTTAAGGGGATGAGCAGCAGAGTGAGGAAGTCGGCCAGAGACATGCTGAGGAGCAGGATGTCCAGACGGTTCTTGCGCAATGTGTTGTACTTGGCAAACAAGTAGAAGACCAGCAGGTTGGCACCCAGTCCGACACCCAGGATCACACCACACGTGCAGGCAAACACCAACCCGTAGGTGTTGGGAACATCCATGTTTACCTCTCGCTTGACTTCATctgctttaaaaattaaaaaatgtagacATTAACAATAGACTTCCGTTTGGGTAGCAGTACCCTGGTGATTACTAGTAATCTGAAATTGCTAGTGCTCGTGAGAGAATGGAAATCTATCAAAGTTTGTTTTGAAGAGATTATTTCATGAAAATTACTttgccgtaaaaaaaaaaaagagacctGTTGTAAGTTTTCTCTGCCCCTCGTATTCATGCCAAacgtgtgtatttgtgtgtgtagTGGGGAAAAAACGTAAAGCAGTTTTTTGGGGGTGGAAAAATCACAGATATTATTCTTGGGCAATATCGCCAAGCCCTAATCAGGTACTTTCAGAAATGCACTACAGGAACTACCGAGAGATTTGGCAGATTTGTTcacttctttgttaaaagccccACAGTAATTTgtcattttaactcatttgctccccaaaacgtataaatacgttttaaatcttttttttaattgtttcagcgtcccgtttttttttttttttttttaccaaaaagacatttctgggtcgtaattcaatttagctccaaagcacaaagctgaaaatccacattaaagcaataaaactggccactggaggacaGTAGCGCATttagtaagacccgcaacccgattcaacggcaacgaacggccaagccgcacagCCGGGCGCCAGCCGAAGACGACCGAATAgatgccaggcggtggacgaccgagcagaacaaccggtaggacgcccgggatgccaggcaaacactgagCAGAACGACTAGGAGCCACTAGTCCAGTGGACGATGCCTTTGAATCCGCGCTGCTCACGAGCAGAGCccccagagactcaaaaaaattcatctttatgagacagacgacgatgagggaaaagtttaaccggctgtcgcggccagaacagcatcatctttcagttagttatatgTAGAtatattgttactttgctatcataagctctatttgtcttttgtttatcttattttgtaaaaggaaaatattattcagatgtttgggatgtaactaaagcaaaaaatagctgtgtataagtcaaagttatgtttgaaatgtatgctttcacaaaaagctaaatttctccgtttttttcatcagaaattggaaaattgctcaaacttagctattttctaatgctgatttttaatgaatggaaagatatgaactaactttttttctgctgtaagaagagagtctaatctttcttttggtgggttccatgtttctatagcaatagaacagaattttctgggggccttgcaaaatcagtcaaaatccagtaaaacggccgggagctaagggccttgctctggtgaaaatggctggcagtgaatgagttttttttttttttttttgatgaacaAACAGTGAGTGTTTCGGCTGTCGAGTAAACTACTGGCAAAACTCTTAACCTGGTGCTTCGTGACATCAAATAGACACATTAGCAACAGATGTGATACTGTATGATAGTATACAGTAAGTATGTCAGGACTTGCGATAGTGCCACTATTCTTGATGAGCAGCTAAAATGTCAAAATTTGTCACGCACTCAATTAAAATACACACCACTGTTTTTCGCTGATTTTtgtcagtaaaaaaaatataattatacacatgaaatcacttttttttgtgGTTGGAATAGATTTCTGTCTCAATTGTAAAACGAGCTTTGTAAGCATATTCATGCTTttcaaatagattttttttcacagaatgtaaaTTGACTCAACAATTGTTTTACTAAGACTATTGTATGAAAAACAACTGCCTCCCTTTCTCTAAACTGCATATGTTAATACCAGAAATCCTTTTGAAAATAGACACAAGGCACTCACCATGTCATCATTTCATTATTTCAAACAGCATTTTATGGCTAATTTCTTCACAGTCAGAAAAGTGCTACTATTCATCCCATTGTAGGCGACGTGCTCTTCTCACCTCTCTGGTCCCGGATCAACGTGTGATTGCTCAAAACGTGGAAGAGCAAGCATCACTAGGCTCCCATTGATTCTGGATGAGTGACTTTAAAGAGGAAAGGCTAAAGAGCAGCTGTTCGGAGGACAAACACCTGCTTCGTCTCGTTCATAGCTCAGTGAAGGCAAATGTCCAAACGGCCTGGTTTGCCACTGATTTTTGACTCATCTACCTACAACAGAAGGTGAATCAGGTTCTTAATAGCCTCATTCACATTGCAATTTCAGAAACTAACAACAAATTGCTAATACAGTTTAAGCAACATGGACCGCCACTAGTAATTATAAAAGGCCCAGGCAGTTTAGAGTGTCACAGTAACTCATGGAGGTTAAAATTTATAATCGGACAAAAAGATCTTTTACTAAATAAAGAGAACAATCTGTTTGAACTTAAATACAATTTCAGGGACCGCACACTTCCTCCAAAGCCCTTTATCGATCGTCTTTTTTGTCCCTCCTCCTCTTTTCTAcagtttgattgatttttttaccCCCCCGTTATCAGCTTTTTACAATGGCGCGTCAGGTAATGGCTGATACTGTTGAGCAGTGTATAGTTGGCTGCGAGGTCCTAACTATCCCTTGACTCTACACACTTGTGTTTCAGTGTCGTTAACTGACTAGTTGCCATTGAAGGCGATAGACGTCGAAACCATTTGAGCTGAGAAGcctgaccagaggtgggtagggtagccaaaaattttactcatgtaagagtagcgtttcttcaaaataatattacttaagtaaaagtagtccaaaaaatgtactcaagtacaaaaaagtaaaaaaagtatttggtgaaaagaatactcaaataatgagtaacattgtgagcaatgttccctctaagctgcacGCGTGCGCAATCACACACTGCTTGCACAtaccagggtacccgcgggttattaaaagtattaaaaaagcattgaatttagttttccattattaaaggtattaaaagtattaaattagctgtcgtaagt from Corythoichthys intestinalis isolate RoL2023-P3 chromosome 5, ASM3026506v1, whole genome shotgun sequence carries:
- the LOC130916641 gene encoding galanin receptor 2a gives rise to the protein MDVPNTYGLVFACTCGVILGVGLGANLLVFYLFAKYNTLRKNRLDILLLSMSLADFLTLLLIPLTLHSAMSHSWPLGNVSCKIYQFMLAFSLAASIYSLCTVSVARAMIITNPYRPPAMDLVILMFVLVWALSFLISLPLRMFATKESLSPSLVSFTFCLPTIHEHHYQVVLSQFVLFYFIPMLVIAFNYIRLALFLHKSPVMSTSSARNTRRASLMVFLAAATFSFCWLPGYILELCVYLGLYRHGWAWELFYFTCTILQYLHPCINPVLYVLLAKRYRHRRAAWLFGCRRNRVQPQVVSVSADSF